Below is a genomic region from Cyanobacteriota bacterium.
TACGCTGCGGCGTTAGTTCTTGATTAACTTCGTTAATCAATTTGCTCTCCGCTTGTTTTGTAAATTCTTACTTTAGCTCCACTTTCAAGCTCTTTGTGAGCTAGTCTTGAAGCTTTTTTGTTTTCGCCATCCCATAGCATAACTTTGCAAGAGAAAATAGGTGCTTCGATTTCAACAATCTCACCTTCTTGTCCCGGAGCATTTGATTTGCGATGTCTTTTTATGATGTTTACACCTTCAACTATGATCTTAGATTGGTCTTTAAACACCTCAATAACTTTGCCGATTTTGCCTACGTCATCACCACTGATAACTACAACTTCATCACCACGATTGATGTGCATCTTAGTTTGTAAGTTACGGCGACCTTTTTTGACTAGTGCCTCAGAAGCCAATACCACATTGCCTTTCTTGATGATTGGCGACTTAGCTGCTTTGGTGTATCTGATTTTTCTTTTTACTTGTTTTTGCATTGTTATTAATTTCCTAATGAGATATTTGTTTAGAGTGAGATATTTTGTTCGAGTACAAGGCGCTTAAGGTTTGAGGAGCCGGAGCTATGTGAGCCCATAATGAGGACTCCGAAAATCTTAAAGCAACGCAGTAATCGGACAAAAGAGCCACGGCTAAACCACCTCCTGTGCTAGCGAGATGATTTTCATATATCCCTTCTCACGAAGTTCACGAGCAATTGGTCCAAAAACGCGAGAACCTCTTGGGTTACCGTCTTTATCAATAAGAACACAAGCATTTTGGTCGAAACTAATCCAACTTCCATCCTTACGTTTCTTACGTTTTTTGATTCTTACTACAACTGCTTTAATAACGTCTGATTTTTTAACAGGCATATTTGGCATTGCATCTTTAACCGTTGCAACCACAGTATCACCCAAAGTAGCAAGGTTAGAGTTGGCTTTAAGCACTCTAATTACTCTAATTCTTTTTGCGCCTGAGTTGTCGGCTACATCGAGTTCTGATTCTTGACCTAACATATTCTTCTTTTCCTTAGCTTATACAGCTCTCTCCGTTACTTCTGTCAATATCCAAGTTTTGTGTTTTGAATATGGTCTACATTCTTCGATCACAACTGAATCGCCTTCTTTTGCAGAATTCTCTTCGTCATGAGCCATGAACTTGGTTGTAAAGTTGATTACTTTTTGATAAAGCTTGTGCTTTTTCTTACGAAGTACTTGCACAGTAATTCCTTTATCCATTTTGTCGCTTACGACTTTACCTCTTAATATTTTTTTTGGCATAATTTATCCTTCGGCCTCTTTTTCGGTGATGATAGTTAATATTCGTGCGATTGATTTTTTCAACTGGTTAATAGTTGATGTGTTCTCTAATTTGCGCGAATGAAATGACATCTTGGATTCAAAAAGTTCTTTGCGTAATTTCACAAGTTCTTCTTGAAGTTCGACTGTAGTTTTATCTCTTATATCCTTAGTCTTTAGTATCATGCTTCAACTCCTTCTCTAATAACAACCTTGCATTTGATAGGGAATTTAGCTGATGCTAAATCAAGTGCTCTTCTTGCAATTGATAAATCGATACCAGCAATTTCAAAAATAATTCTTCCCGGTCTAACAACAGATACCCAATACTCTGGACTTCCTTTACCCGCTCCCATACGCGTTTCAGCCGGTTTTTGAGTAACAGGCTTATCAGGGAAAATACGAATCCAAATCTGTCCACCACGTTTGATATGACGAGTCATAGCACGACGAGCAGCTTCGATTTGTCTTGAAGTGATCCAGCCTGGCTCAAGTGCCTGTAAACCGATCTCTCCGAAATGAACTTCAGCCCCGCGGGTCTCTTTACCCTTCATTCTGCCGCGCATTTGTTTTCTATGTTTAGTTCTCTTTGGTAATAACATAAGTCTTCCTTAAGCTGCAGAGCCAGCAGTTTCCTCTTTTGATTGTCCGGCAGCAGCCTTGATATTAGGTCTAGATTTTTGACCTGGCTCAAGAAGTCCTTTGTTAAGCCATACTTTGATGCCGATGATTCCATAAGTAGTTTGCGCTTCAGCAAAACCGTAATCAATATCTGCTCTCCATGTGTGACATGGAACGCTTCCCTCTTGAGTTTTCTCACTACGAGCAATCTCAATCCCTGAAAGTCTTCCAGAACACATGATTTTGATACCCTTGGCTCCAGCTCTCATTCCTCTTTGGATTGATTGCTTCATTGCTCTTCTGAAAGCTATTCTTCTTTCAAGTTGTTGAGCAATACCTTCAGCTATTAATTGAGCATCAAGGTCCGCTTTATTAACTTCAAACACGTTAACAATTAGATTAAGGTCTGGTCTATTAACTAAAGATGAAAGCTCCGCCTTGATAATTTCAAGTCCCTCACCGGCTTTACCGAAAACTAAACCAGGTCTAGCAGTCACAATACCAGCTTGGATTTGTCCAGGCTTGCGTTGGATAAGTATTTTACTAACACCAGCGTTCTTTAATTTCTTTTTGACGTAGGTTCTGATTGCTGTATCCTCTTGTAGAATTGTTGCAAACTCACCTGATCTAAATTCTGCAAAAGTAGTTGAATCAGCAACTT
It encodes:
- the rpmC gene encoding 50S ribosomal protein L29; this encodes MILKTKDIRDKTTVELQEELVKLRKELFESKMSFHSRKLENTSTINQLKKSIARILTIITEKEAEG
- the rpsQ gene encoding 30S ribosomal protein S17, whose product is MPKKILRGKVVSDKMDKGITVQVLRKKKHKLYQKVINFTTKFMAHDEENSAKEGDSVVIEECRPYSKHKTWILTEVTERAV
- the rpsC gene encoding 30S ribosomal protein S3, giving the protein MGQKIPPKANRLGITEVADSTTFAEFRSGEFATILQEDTAIRTYVKKKLKNAGVSKILIQRKPGQIQAGIVTARPGLVFGKAGEGLEIIKAELSSLVNRPDLNLIVNVFEVNKADLDAQLIAEGIAQQLERRIAFRRAMKQSIQRGMRAGAKGIKIMCSGRLSGIEIARSEKTQEGSVPCHTWRADIDYGFAEAQTTYGIIGIKVWLNKGLLEPGQKSRPNIKAAAGQSKEETAGSAA
- the rplP gene encoding 50S ribosomal protein L16, translating into MLLPKRTKHRKQMRGRMKGKETRGAEVHFGEIGLQALEPGWITSRQIEAARRAMTRHIKRGGQIWIRIFPDKPVTQKPAETRMGAGKGSPEYWVSVVRPGRIIFEIAGIDLSIARRALDLASAKFPIKCKVVIREGVEA
- the rplN gene encoding 50S ribosomal protein L14, with amino-acid sequence MLGQESELDVADNSGAKRIRVIRVLKANSNLATLGDTVVATVKDAMPNMPVKKSDVIKAVVVRIKKRKKRKDGSWISFDQNACVLIDKDGNPRGSRVFGPIARELREKGYMKIISLAQEVV
- the rplX gene encoding 50S ribosomal protein L24, which codes for MQKQVKRKIRYTKAAKSPIIKKGNVVLASEALVKKGRRNLQTKMHINRGDEVVVISGDDVGKIGKVIEVFKDQSKIIVEGVNIIKRHRKSNAPGQEGEIVEIEAPIFSCKVMLWDGENKKASRLAHKELESGAKVRIYKTSGEQID